The segment TTACTTACGGAATCACATCATCATTtcggctggaaaagatctccaagattgAATctaacccttgacccagcactgccaggtcacatccctcagcaccatatctacacagctttgaaaatcctccagggatggggactccatcactgtcctgggcagcctcatccaGGGCTTGAtccctaggagaagagaccaacccccagctagctccaatctccttccagggagctttAGAGAGCCaggtctttcctcagcctcttttctccaggctgaacaaccccagttccctcagctgctcctcacaagacttgtgctctagatctttcaccagctctgctgccctcctttggatatgctccagcacctcaacattgTTCTTGGAGAAAGGAGCCTAAAAACTCAACCGATACAGTTTGGCTTCATTGATAAAGGGTTGGTTTTGTCATTTGAAACCCTCTGCAGCAGACACAAATCACTTttaataaacaacaacaaatataaACCCAACGTGCATGGCAACTGTGAAATGAAGTTTGGAACAGAAGAGGCCGTGCAGCAGTTACAATGATTTACCAGCACCAACTTCTAGCACATCTCAAACTGGTGACCCGCAGCACAACTCAGGAAATAATTAGTTCATTAAAAGAGGGCAGCAGGTAAGATGCCGAGGACAGGTTTATGGAATAATCTTTGAGAGCCACTCACCTTCATCTCAGTGCACTCAATGTTACACAGAGAACACATATGTGGGAATATTCTCGGCGACGTGGCATAGTAGTCATTCATCATTGATGGGGTGGGCAATTTTTTGATCTTCTGGGCATCGGACTGTGGAAGGACAGGAAGCCACGATGCTTTCACGATGCCAAAAGGAGATCTAAAGGGCTCCTCGGCCTGTGGGCGGAAGGGCTTGGGTGCCGCTCCCGAGCCACTCTGGGCGTTGGGCTGGCTCGTTCCAGACTCGTGTTGAGGTCTTTCGTGATGGTTTACAGTCGGGATTTCAGCAGCAAAGGGAGGTTGGGTCATTGGTGGCATCACGTGCTGGGGCATGGGCTGCTGGACAAGAGGAGGCATGACTGGTGGCATTATGGGTTGCACCAAAGGTGCCATGATGGGTGGCATCATAGGTGGCATGATGGGTGCAATCACAGGCTGGGATACAGGTTTTACCCCAGGGAGTCCAGGAGGCGTTACGCATATTCCGGACACCTTCCCCGGAGCCTCAGCTGGAAAAAAGGATTGAGTGTTTGAGGAATCGATCTGGAATCTTGTCTGTTTGATCAGATCTTCAACTTGAAACACCGGATTGCAGGGCACGCTCGGCGGTGGGACAGCCATCGGCACGCTCTGCTCCCGGGGGaactcttccctcttctccgcGCTGGGCACCTCAGGAGCATACACACGTGCTTCCAGGGGCTCTTCCGGCAGCGCTTCGGGGTTGAAAGGACGCACTTCCAGGGGGTCCTCGGTGTAACCGTACTTGCTCGCATGGCCGTAATCGATCACTTTACTCTTGACTGCCGCACCGCCGCTACCACCCACGGGTTCCTCTGCCCGGCTCTGACTGTGTAGGC is part of the Indicator indicator isolate 239-I01 unplaced genomic scaffold, UM_Iind_1.1 iindUn_scaffold_145, whole genome shotgun sequence genome and harbors:
- the LOC128980383 gene encoding zinc finger protein 638-like: MPPMMPPIMAPLVQPIMPPVMPPLVQQPMPQHVMPPMTQPPFAAEIPTVNHHERPQHESGTSQPNAQSGSGAAPKPFRPQAEEPFRSPFGIVKASWLPVLPQSDAQKIKKLPTPSMMNDYYATSPRIFPHMCSLCNIECTEMKLRLF